CGGCAAGTGGAGTTGGCGGGCCGATGCCTTCGAGCGTTCGGAGGAACGCGCGCAACGCTTCTGGGGGCGTGTGGTCACCGCGGTCATGCGGCGGCCCGGCGCGGTCGCGATCGCGGTGGGCGCGATCCTGCTGGTGCTGGCCGCGCCGCTGACCGGCGTCCGGCTCGGCGACGTCGACCACACGGCACTGCCGGCGGGCAACGAAACCCGCGCCGCCGTCGAGGAATTGAGCGCGCACTTCCCCGCCGCCAATAGCGGCGCCACCATTCTGGTGCGCGAAACAGACGGCAGCGCACCGACTCCGGCGGCCATCAGCACCGCCTTGCGCGAGATCGGCGCGGTCTCGGGGGTGCGGCAGGCGCTGGCGCTGGACACTCGCGACAACACCACCGTCATCCACGCCGCCCTCGCCGCCCCAGACCGCTCGCCCCGCGCACAGGACATCGTGCACGACCTGCGCGCGCTGCGTGTGGACGGCCTCGACCTGCGTGTCGGCGGCGAAAGCGCCACCACCGTCGACAGCATTGCCGCGGTCCTGGACCGGTTGCCGCTCATGATCGCGGTCATGGTGGCGGTCACGCTGCTCATGCTGGCCCTTGCCTTCCGCTCGATCGTCCTGCCGCTCAAGGCCGTCCTCATGGCGTTCCTGAGCTTGGCCGCCACCTTCGGGGTGCTGACCTGGATCTTCGATCAGGGGCATCTGGCCGGTGTGCTGCACGTCAGCGTCGGCCCGCTCTCGGCGGGCATGCTGGTGCTGATCATCGCCGTCGTCTTCGGCCTGTCCACCGACTACGAGGTGTTCCTGCTCTCGCGCATGGTGGAGGCGCACGATGCCGGGGCGAGCACCGAGGAGTCGGTGCGGGCGGGCACGGTGCAGACGGCGCGCGTGATCACCGCCGCCGCAACCCTTCTCGTGCTCATCACCGGTGCGTTCACGCTGTCGCCGCTCACGCCGATGCGCTTTCTGGGCTTGGGCATGGTGATCGCCCTGATCATCGACGCCACCCTGGTGCGCATGCTGCTGGTCCCGGCCCTGGTCAAGCTGATGGGGCCCGCCAACTGGTGGACCCCGGGCAATCGGAACAGGGATCAACCGAAGAATTCGACCAGGACGGGCGCCAATGCGGCGGCCTTGACCAGGTGAGTCTGGCCGGGCAGCACCCGGTGGGTCGCACCCGGAATCACCTCGGCCAGTGCCGAATTGCCCCTGCGCATCCACTCGGGACTCTTCCCGCCGGCGATCAACGTCACCGGCATGGTGAGCCCGGACCAGCGGTCGGCCGGGAGCGGACGGCCGTGCTGGAATGCGCCGACATACTGCAGGTCGTAGGCCAAGGTCGGGGCCACCGCCTTGAGGTGACTCCAGCCGGGGAACAGCGGGAAGGCCGCCACCATCAGCGCGGGCAGATCCACGCCGGTCCGCATGAAGTATTTGACGGCGCTTCCGTTCTTGGCCTGCGCCAGTATCGAATTCGTCTGCTCGACGAAGTCGTCGGGCGTGGGCGGCCGGGTGTCGTCGACCACGAGCGGAACCTCGTAGAGCGCCACCTTGCGCGCGGTGCGCCCGCTGCGCAGATAGTCCAGGACCAGGCCGCCGCCCGACGAAATGCCGTACAGCATCACCGGTTCCACGGCGAGCGCGATCACCGCGTCGAGATCCTCGAACTCCCGCTCGACCTCGCGCGGCAGCGTGTCGCCGCTGCCGCCGCGACCGCGCCGATCGTAGGTGTAGACGGTGTAACGGCTCGAAAGCGCTTCCGCGAGTGACTTGTTCGGCCCGAACTCCTGCGCGGCGAGCGCACCGTCGACGAGTACGACGGCCGGGCAGGTGGTGCCGTATCGGGTGTAGGCGATACGGGTGCCGTCCTTGGAGTCCACGAAGCCCTTGCTGGGTTCCATCAGTTGTCCTTGGTGTAGGTCAGGACTGCCACGCCGCAATCGAGGGGTCGGCAGTCGGTGAGCAGGAAGGTGGCGGGCGGCTGCTGGGCGGTGTAGAAACGTGCGCCGGGGCCGCCCAGGATGAGCGGGAACACCAGCAATTGCAGTTCGTCCAGGAGGTTCTCGGCGATCAGCCAGCGCACCAGGCTGCCGCTGCCACCGATGCCGATCTGGCGGTGGCGTTCTTTGAGTGCGGTGATCTCCTTGACCAGGTTCTCGCGCAGCACCGTCGTGTTGGTCCAGTCCGACGACTCGAGGGTGGTGGAGACGACGTACTTCGGCATGGCGTTGACGGCGTCGAAGTAGGGGCCGGACTGGCTGGTGAAGAAGCCCTTCAGGTTCTCGTAGGTGGTGCGGCCCAGGAGCATGGCGTCGTTTCCCGCCATCAGCTCACCCACCGCCTGCTGCACCTGCGCGTCGTTGAAGTACGCCGCGGTGTGCGGATCGGTCGGCGAGATGGCGGGGGCCAGACCGGTCCAGCCGCTCTCGGTCACCCCGTCCATTGAAAGATACTGTCCTGCAACAATTTTTCCCATGCGACTACGCTCGCAGTTTCGGCGCGCCCGGGGAATTGCCGGGTCGGCAACACAGCGATGCCCCTGCGGAATGAATGCCCGGCGGGCATACTCGGGCCCATGGTCGAGCCGCTACCGCAGACCCCGGAAGGCGTCGAACTCCGGCACCTGCGCGCCTTCGTCGCGGTCGCCGAGGAATTGAACTTCGGCCGTGCGGCGGCACGGCTCTATGTCACCCAGCCCGCGCTCAGCCGGACCATCCGGGGTCTGGAGAAGCTGGTGGGCTGCGATCTCTTCCAGCGCAGTACCCGGGCGGTGAGCCTGACCGCGGCGGGCGCGGCGCTGCTCGACCGCACCCGCGACGTGCTGGCGGGCGTGGACGCCGCACTGACCGCGGCGCGCGCGGCCGGCGGGGAGCTCTCGGCGCGCATGGACCGGCTGTGGAGTCCGGTGGAGGAGACGTTCAACGGCGACCTGGCGGCCATGCGCTCGGCGTTCGAACTCATGCACGCCGAATTCCCGGTGCCCGAGGGCGTCGGGCTGGAACCGGTGAACATGGGTGGTGTCCCCGGGGTTCGGCTCGTTCCCGCCGACGATGCGGATACGACGGTGCTCTACGCGCACGGCGGCGGTTTCATGCTGGGCTCGGCCTACGGGTATCGCGGCATGGCGGGTGCGATCGCGCAGGCCGGGTCGGCGTGGGTGCTGGCGGTCGAATACCGGCTTGCCCCGGAACATCCCTTCCCAGCGGCCCGCGACGATGTGCTCACCGCCTACCGATGGTTGCTGAGCTGCGGTGAGCGGCCGGAACAGATTGCGCTGGTGGGTGATTCGACGGGGGCGATGCTGCTGCTCGCGATGCTCGTGCGGGCCCGTGACGACGGCCTGCCCATGCCGCGCGCGGCCGTGCTGCTCTGCCCCGGGGTCGATTTCTTCGCGCCGGCCGACGATCCACCAGCCGATGCCGAGCAACATCGGCGCTTTCAATCCGCCTACCTGGGCGGACGGGAGGCCGATGACCCCGAGGCCAATCCGATGTGCGCGGATCTCACCGGGCTGCCGCCCACCCTGGTGCAGTCCGCCGAATTCGACGAGTTGGGCCGTCACACCGCCGATCTGGTGGCGCGGCTGCGCGCGGCCGGGGTCGCGGTGCGCCACGACGGTTTTCCCGTGGACGGGCATGCCTTCCAGGTCTTCTGGTCGTTTCTTCCGGAAGCGGCCGACGCCGTGGCACAGGTCGGGGACTTCCTCCGGAAACCGGACGCGATCGCGCCCTGACCCCAGGTTTCAGGGGTGCAAACGCACCGGCAGACCAGTCAGGCCGCGCACGATCAGGCTTTTGCGCCAGCGTAATTCGGCGTCCGCGGCCAGTTCCAGCTCAGGATAGGCCGCCAGCAGGCGGGTCAACGCGATGCCGCCTTCCATGCGCGCCAGCGGCGCACCGACGCAGCGGTGGATGCCGTGCCCGAAGGCCAGGTGGTTCTTGTCGGCACGATCCAGATCCACGGTGTGCGGATCGGCGAAGCGGGCCGGGTCGCGGTCGGCCGCCGCCATCGACACCAGAATGCGTTGCCCGGCCGGGATTTCGAGCCCACCCAGGGTGACCGCGGCCGTGGTGTAGCGGAAGGTGGCCTCACTCGCCGGGGACTCGAAACGCAACACCTCCTCCACGAAATCCGGTATCCGTTCCGGGTTCGCTACCAGCGTGGCGTGAAGATTGTTGTCGGACAACAGGATCGCGACGGCGTTGGCGATCAGGTTGACGGTGGTCTCGAAACCGGCGACCAGCAGCAGAAACACCATGCTGATCAGCTCGCGATGGGAGAGCCGGTCGTCGTCCTCGCTGACCGTGATGAGTTCGGAGAGCAGATCGTGCGCGGGCTGTTCACGTTTGGCGCGAATCAACTGATCGATGTACGCGACGAACTGCCGCACGGCCGCGCCGCGCGCCTCGACGGTCTCGTCATTGGAGACCAACGTGGTCGACCAGGCCCGGAAGTTGTCGCGCTCCGCGTCCGGCACCCCCAGCAGTTCGCAGATGACCAGCATGGGCAACGGAAAGGCGTAGCGGTCCAACAGATCCTGGTCGGCGGCGGCGTCCGCTGCCAGCCCGGCCAGCAGGGTGTCGGCCAGTTCGGTGATGCGCGGGGCCAGTTCGCGGACCGCGCGACCGCCGAAGGCCCGGTTGACCAGGGTGCGCAACCTGGTATGCCCCGGCGGATCGTAGAAGAGCATCATGTCGCCGAACATCGCGCCCGCCGCCTGCGCGCCGTCGCCCGACAACGCGGCCCGCGCACCCTCCGATGTCAGGTCCTTGCTGATCGCGGGATCCAGGAACGCGGCCTTGGCGGCGTCGTAATCGGTGATCAGCCAACCGGTTCCGCCGTCGGGAAAACGCACCCGGTGCGCCGGTCCGTACTCGCGCAGCCGGTCGTAGACGGCGTGCGGGTTCTGATAGAAGTCCTCCGTCAGCTCGAACGGCTCGGCAGCCGAATCGCTTGCCGTCACAGCCCTTTCGCGCGTCATGCACGGGAACTTTAACAGTGCCACCACGACCGCGCCGGGTCATCGGCCGCCCCGAACTAACCGCCGGAACGCGCCGCCAGCACCGCGTCGTACAGCTCGCGGCGCGAGGCCCCGGTCGCCGCCGACACCTCGGCGCAGGCGTCCTTGAGCCGCAGCCCCGATTCGATCAGCGCTTCCACCTGGCCGACCAGATCGGCCGGCTCGGCCGAAACCGGCTGCGCGCCTTCGAGAACCACAGTGATCTCACCCCGTGCGCCCTCGACCGCCCAGGCCGCCACCTCCGCCAGGGTGCCGCGCACGACCTCCTCGTAGGTTTTGGTCAGCTCCCGGCATACCGCCGCGCGGCGATCCGGCCCGAGCACCTCCACCGCGTCGGCCAGGCAATCGGCCAGCCGATGCGGGGCTTCGAAGAACACCACGGCGCGGGCCTCGGAGGTCAGCGTCCGCAGCCACTCCTTGCGCTGGCCGCTCTTGCGGGGCGCGAACCCGTCGAACGCGAACCGCTCCACCGGCAGCCCGGACAGGGCCAGCGCCGTCGTCACCGCCGACGGCCCCGGCAGGCAGGTGATCGGCAATCCGGCGTCCACACACGCCGCGACCATTCGATACCCGGGATCGCTCACCGACGGCATCCCGGCGTCCGTCACCAGCAGCACCGTCCGGCCGAGCCGAATCTCCTCCAGCAGCATCGGAATCCGGGCCTGCTCCACATGGTCGTAGAAGCTGACGACTCGCCCGGTGATCTCGATATCCAGGGCCTTGGCCAGCGAGCGGGTGCGGCGGGTGTCCTCGGCGGCGACCACCTCGGCCGACCCGAGCGCATCCCGCAACCGCTGTGACGCGTCACCGATATCCCCCATCGGCGTAGCCGCCAACACCAGCCGGCCGCCGAAAGAAGTCGGATCCGCGCTCATTGCGCTCCTGTTCGTCGATGATGGAAGTTCGCACTCGACTCTATCCACGCGCATCCGGCTCACCGGGGCGGGACTCCGCGGGTGCCAGCGCTTACGATCGGGGGCGTGACCCAGGTGACCGACGTGCGACCGGCAGGGGTGGGCGAGGCGGCGGCGCTGTCGAGTCCCGCTCCGCGCCTGCCCTCCCCCGATTTCGGGCCCACGGATTGGGCGCGGGGGTGGGTGGTCACGCTGGTCCTCACGGCCATCACCGCGATCACCCGGTTCCTGATGCTGAACTATCCGACCGATCTGCACACGCCCGTCTTCGACGAGAAGCATTACGCGCCGCAGGGCTGGCAGGTGCTCAACGGCGGCGGCGTCGAGGACAACCCGGGCTACGGGCTGGTCGTGCACCCGCCGGTGGGCAAGGACATGATCGCGCTCGGGGAGGCCATCTTCGGGTACACGCCGTGGGGGTGGCGGTTCACGGCGGCCGTCTCGGGAACCTTGATCGTGCTGTTGACGATTCGCATCGTCCGGCGCATGACCCGCTCCACGCTGATCGGGGCGTTCGCGGGCATCCTGCTGATCTGCGACGGGCTCACCTTCGTGTCCTCGCGCATCGGCATGCTCGACATCTTCCAGGCCCTGTTCGTGACCGCGGCCTTCGGCTGCCTGGTAGTCGACCGCGACGACATCCGCGCCCGCATCGCGAAGGTCGCCGCCGAGGGGCGCATCGACGACAGCGATTACGGGCCGCGGTTCGGGGTGCGCTGGTGGCGCTTCGGGGCGGGCGTGCTGCTCGGCCTGGCCTGCGGCACCAAATGGTCGGGCGCGTACTGGATCATCGGTTTCACGGTGCTGGCCTTGGCCTTCGACCTGTCGGCGCGGCGCGGCTACCGGGTGCGGCGGCCGTGGGCGGGCCTCGCGGTCCGGGATCTCGGGCCGACCGTGTACGCGCTGTGCGTGATTCCGGTGCTGGTGTACCTGGCCTCCTACTGGGGCTGGTTCGCGAGCGAGACCAGCTACGACCGGTACGCGGTCGGGGTGAAGGTCGGGCGCGGCGGCGACTTCTCGTGGGTGCCGAGCGCGCTGCGCGGGCTCTGGTACTACGGCGGCGAAGTGCTCACCTTCCACAAGGAACTCACCAATTCCGCAGGCAATCACCATCCGTGGGAATCCAAGCCGTGGACCTGGTTCATGGGGTTGCGGCCGATGCTCTACTACTACGCCGACACCAATGTGACCGGGTGCGGGCAGCCCGCCTGCGTGAAAGCCGTGATGGCGATCGGCACGCCGGCGCTGTGGTGGGTCTGCTTCCCCATGCTCGCCTGGGCCATCTGGCGCAGCGCGGTACGCCGTGACTGGCGCTATGCCGCCGTGCTGGTCGGTTACGGCGCGGGCATCCTGCCCTGGTTCCTGGATCTGGACCGGCAGATGTACTACTTCTACGCGGTGCCGCTCGCGCCGTTCCTGGCCATGGGGGTGGCGCTGGCGCTGGGCGACATCCTCGGACACGCCCCACCCAGCGGGCGACGACTCTCCGGCGCGCCGGGCTGGCAGTACTTCGCGCCGCCCAGCGAACGACAAGGGTTGGGGCTCTTGCTGGTCTGTCTCTACCTGGCGCTGGTCATCGCCAACTTCATCTGGCTGTGGCCGATCCTGACCGGCATGCAGATCACGCCCAGCAGCTGGCACGACCACCTGTGGCTGCCCAGCTGGCGGTGAAACCCTATGGCGCCAGGTGGGTTTCGCCCAGCGCCGCGTGCAGGTAGCTGACCGCGGCCTCGTCGTCGAGGCCCAGCCGGCGGATCACCGCCACGTACTCCGTCGCCGCCCGGCCCGCCAGGTCCCGGGTCGGGTCACCGGAGGAGGCGATGAAAGAGCCGAGCCGCCCGCGGGTTTCGAGGACGCCGTCCTGCTCCAGCTCCCGATAGGCGCGGGCCACCGTGTTCGGGGCCAGTTTCAGGGTCGCGGCCAGGGCGCGCACCGTGGGGATCTTCGTTCCGGCGGCCAGCTCGCCGGAGCGAACCCGGGCGATGATGCCCTGTCGCAGCTGCTCGTAGGGCGGGACCGTCGAATGGTGGTCGACCGGGATGTCCAGCATGGCTTCATCACACCTCGTCACGCGAGAGCGGGCAGGACAGGCAGCGCGGACCGCCACGGCCGGAACCCAACTCGGAGCCGGGAATGCGCAGCACCTCGATTCCGGCGTCTTCGAGCCGCGCATTGGTGTTCTCGTTGCGTTCGTAGGCCACCACCACACCGGGGGCCAGGGCGAGGGTGTTGTTGCCGTCGTCCCACTGCTCGCGTTCGGCGGTGACGCCGTCGAGACCGGTGTCGACCACCCGCAGCTTGCCGATGCCCATGGCCTCGGCGGCCACTCGCAGGAAGGGATCGGGGCCGGAGATGCTCACGCCACCCTCCTCCTTGCGAATGGTGAAGGCGCACAGTTCATCCTGGATGGCGGGGTACATGACCACCGCGTCCACGTCCACCATGGTGCACACGGTGTCGAGATGCATGGTCGCACGGGTCTGCGCGATCGGCACCACGAGCACGGTGCGGGCCAGGTCGTCCTCGAACAGGCTGCGCGCCAAGGCTTCCGCACCGGCCGCCGTGGTGCGCTCGCCCACCCCGACCGCCACCACGCCCGGCGCCAGCAGCAGCACGTCACCGCCCTCGATGGGCGCGGTGTGCGATTCGTAGGCGCGGCGCACGCCCAGGAAGCGGGGGTGGAAGGCGTAAATCAGGTCGGTGAGCGAGGTTTCGCGCGCGCGGGCGGGCAGCGCCAGCGAGGTGATGGCCACCCGCGGGCCGATCCAGAACGAGGAATCGCGGGTGAACAGCAGGTTGGGTAGCGGGTCGACGACGAAATCGTGCCCGTGATGCATGCGCCGCACCAGGGAGGTGGCGTCGGCGCCGAAGGGCAGTTCGTCGAATGTCATGCCGGACATGAGGATCTGCGCCAGTTCCGGGGCGGGGACCCGGCGCAGGTGGGCGGCCAGGTCGTCGGCGAGCACATGCCCGAGCCGGCGCGCGTCCACCGCGCCGGAAATGCCCTGGATCCGGGCCGCGCCGCTGTGCTGGATGGTCTCGGTCAGCAGATCCGCCAGCAGCAGCACCTCCACGCCTCGCCGGCGCAACACCTCGGCGAAGATGTCGTGCTCCTGCTGGGCGCGCTCGACCCAGGGAATGGCGTCGAACAGCAGCTGATCGTTGTTGCGCGGGGTGAGCCTGCGCAGCTCGTCGCCCGGGCGGTGCAGAAGCACCGTGCGCAGTGCGCCGACCTCCGAGGTCACGGAAAACGGTCGCGCCGTGGGTGCGGCCTTTGTTCCCATGACACGACGGTAGTTCCCTTCGGCACGGATGGCATGCAATTCGCACCCGCGAAAAACCTGGAGTAATGTTCAGGTCGTGCAGACCGCGTCGTGGCAAGCGAAGGAGCTGACCCCCGGTCAGCTGGCCCAGCGGGCCGGAGTTTCGGTGTCCGCCTTGCATTTCTACGAGCGTGAGGGCTTGATCACAGCCCGCCGGACCAGCGGCAACCAGCGCCGCTACCCCCGGGAAACCCTGCGCCGCGTCGCGTTCATCCGCATCTCACAGCGTGTCGGCATCCCCCTGGCCGAGATCCGCACCGCCCTCGACAACCTCCCCGACGGCCGCAACCCCACCCGCCGCGACTGGGAAACCCTCTCCACCACCTGGCGCGCCGACCTCGACGACCGCATCGAACAACTGATCCGCCTGCGCGACAACCTCACCGGCTGCATCGGGTGCGGCTGCCTGTCACTGGGCGTGTGCAAGATCTTCAACGCCCACGACCACCTGGGCGACGAGGGGCCGGGAGCGCGGGTACTGGACACGCACGCGGCGGAGAACTGCACGAAGCCGGGCGTGTGTGGGCCGGCGCCGGAACCGGCCTGACAGAACCTGGCTACGGGCCGTCTTCTAGCGAGGAGTCCGCTTCACCTCACTCGGGTGTGTGCGCGCCCGCTTTTTCGGCCGGTGTCTCGATAGCGGTCACGGCGGGCTCGTCCGCGGAATCCACCGAGAGGTTCGCCGCTTCGACCGCGGGCGTCTCGCTGGATTCCGCCGGCGGACGCGGCAGGAACGTCGTGAACAGGTCGTTGGCGCGGCGCATGACGAACTCGTACGGCCACGCGAACTTTCGGGCCCACCAGTAGCCGAAGCGGATGTCGAACTGGGTGTGGATCAGGTAGGTGCCCTTCTCCACGCCCTTCAGGATGGTTTCGGCGACCTCGTCCGGGGATTTGGCGTGGCGGCGGAAACGCTTGATCCAGGCTTGGATTCGCGGATCGTCGCGGTCCACGCCGACGATGTCGACGGTCTGCACCAGCGGCGTGTCCACCGCGCCGGGCACCACCAGGTGCACCGTGATGCCGTTCCGTTCCAGATCGAAGCGCAGCACGTCCGAGACGCCGCGCAGCCCGTACTTGCTGGCGCTGTAGGCGGCATGCCAGGGGAAGGCGAGCAGCCCGGCGGCCGAGGACACGTTGACCAGCGCGCCACCGCGTTTGGCGTGGATCATGGGCGGCACGAAATTCTCGATCACGTGGATCGGGCCCATCAGGTTCACGTCGATGAGCCGTTTCCAGTGCCGGTGCTCGAGATTCTCCACCGTGCCCCAGGTCGACACGCCCGCGATGTTCATGACCACATCCAGCGCGCCGAGCTGGTCGTGCACCTGCTCCGCGAAGGCGGTGACGGCGTCGTAATCGCTGATGTCGAGGGCCGCCGCCACCTCGACGAGGCCGCCGCCGGACCGAATGGTCTCGACGGTCGCCGCCAGCCCATCGGAATTGACGTCGGTCAGGACCAGCCGCGCCCCCTTGCGGGCGGCCGCCAGCGCCGTGGCCCGGCCGATGCCGCTGGCCGCGCCGGTAATCAGGGTCTTCTTGCCGCTCAGGCTTCGAACACGCACGCCGATCCATCCCTCGATTGACAGCCTTGTCAGACCGCACGCTACTACGCGAACAGAGCTGTTCGCATGTCGGGTGAGTACCCGTTACGCCCCCATTTTCCTGGGCGGTCGCGTCACGGGCCGGTATTCGGCGGCGCGTCCGGGAACATTAGGGGATCGATTTGCCGACGGTCCGGAATCGGCGGTCAGGACGGGCCCGGCAACACCGACCGGCTGGTGCCCGGCAGATCCAGATCCAGGGCGATCCGGCCCGCCGCCAAATGCTCCTCGACCTCCTCGGCCGGCATCGGCCGCGCGATCAGGAACCCTTGCGCGCGATAGCAACCCAGCGCCACCAGCGTGCGCGCGGCCACTGTGGTCTCCACACCCTCGCCGACCACCCCCAGGCCGAACGAACCCGCCAGCCCCACAATCGATTTCACGATCGCCAGATCGTCGGCGCTGGCGCCCAGCCGCTGCACGAAACCACGGTCGATCTTCACCGCGTCCACCGGCAGCGCCTTGAGATGCGACAGCGACGAATACCCGGTGCCGAAATCGTCGATGGCGATCTGCACGCCCATCCGCTTGAGCCCGCGCAACGTCACCTGGGTGCGCGCGAGATCCTGCACCACAACATGTTCGGTGATCTCCAAGCACACCGACGACCCGTCGATGCCGTAGCGGCGCAGCACCCCCTCCATGGTCTCCACGAAGTCGAGACTCACCAGCTGCACCGGCGACACATTGATCCGGATGACGACATTCGAGGCCAGCCCGCGCCGCCGCCACTGCGCGAACTGCTCGGCCGCCGTGCGAATCACCCAGCGCCCCAACTCCCCCGCCAGATTCGTGGCCTCCGCCACCCCCACGAACGCCCCCGGCGGCAGCAACCCACGCGTCGGATGCTGCCACCGCACCAGCGCCTCCAACGCCACCACCCGCCCGGTCCGCAAATCCACCTCGGGCTGATAGTGCAACAGCAGCGACCCATCGGAAACCGCACCGCGCAAATTCAATTCGACATCGTCCTGCAACTCGAACTGCGCCCGCATCGCATCGGTGAACACCGCCACCCCATTGCCCCCACTCGACTTCGCCGACAGCAGTGCGTGATCCGCTCGCCGCAGCACATCAGCCACCGTGGTCTCCCCCGGAATCCCCAGCGCCACACCCACACTCGCCCCCCGACTGACAGTCTCCTCCCCCACCGTCACCCGCCGCGCGATCAACTGCTGAATCCGCCCAGCCTCCCGCTCCGCCGCCGCCGCATCCATCGGCTTCGCCGGCACGATCACAAACTCGTCCCCACCCAGCCGCGCGATCATGTCCCCGGCATCCAGATTGTCCCGCAGCCGCACCGCGAGCGTGCGAATGAAGTTGTCCCCGGCCGTATGCCCGAGAAAGTCGTTGAGCGCCTTGAGCCGATCCAAATCCAGAAAGAACGCCGCCACCGGCCCCGCACACCCCGGTCTGAGCCGATCCTCCATATGCTCGAGCAGCGCCCGCCGATTCGCCAGCCCGGTCAGATCATCGTGCATGGCGATGTACCGCAACCGCTCCTCGGCCACGATCCGCGCCTGCAACTGCGCGAACAGCGCGGCAATCGCCTTGAGCACGTTGAGCTCCCGCGTGCTCCAGTCCCGATCGCCCTTCTTGATGAACCCCAGCACACCTGTCGGCGAGTCGCGGGAAACCAGCGGGACGGCGGCCATGGAGATCTCGGCAATGCCCGCGGACTGTTCGATAGAACGCTGATAGTCCAGATTGTCCGGGTTGGGGCGCACAATCATCGGCTCGAGGCGGTGTTCGAGCTGGGCGTACACACCATCGGATTGTTCGTCGAAGTAGATGACGCGCAGCGGGTCGGGTTCCACCGGGGGGCGGTGCGGCCACTCCGCGACCAGGACCGACGCGCGCCGCTCAGCGTCGGTATGCCGGAGATAGCAGAAATCGACGTCGAAGTGCTCGACCAGCCATGACAGCACGCGCTCACTCGCCGCCACCATCGTGGTGGCGTCGACCCCCATCAACTCGGCGGCGACCTGAGTCACCAGCGAGTCGAGTGTTCGACGAGGC
This sequence is a window from Nocardia yunnanensis. Protein-coding genes within it:
- the rsmI gene encoding 16S rRNA (cytidine(1402)-2'-O)-methyltransferase, giving the protein MSADPTSFGGRLVLAATPMGDIGDASQRLRDALGSAEVVAAEDTRRTRSLAKALDIEITGRVVSFYDHVEQARIPMLLEEIRLGRTVLLVTDAGMPSVSDPGYRMVAACVDAGLPITCLPGPSAVTTALALSGLPVERFAFDGFAPRKSGQRKEWLRTLTSEARAVVFFEAPHRLADCLADAVEVLGPDRRAAVCRELTKTYEEVVRGTLAEVAAWAVEGARGEITVVLEGAQPVSAEPADLVGQVEALIESGLRLKDACAEVSAATGASRRELYDAVLAARSGG
- a CDS encoding dihydrofolate reductase family protein, yielding MDGVTESGWTGLAPAISPTDPHTAAYFNDAQVQQAVGELMAGNDAMLLGRTTYENLKGFFTSQSGPYFDAVNAMPKYVVSTTLESSDWTNTTVLRENLVKEITALKERHRQIGIGGSGSLVRWLIAENLLDELQLLVFPLILGGPGARFYTAQQPPATFLLTDCRPLDCGVAVLTYTKDN
- a CDS encoding cytochrome P450 family protein — translated: MTRERAVTASDSAAEPFELTEDFYQNPHAVYDRLREYGPAHRVRFPDGGTGWLITDYDAAKAAFLDPAISKDLTSEGARAALSGDGAQAAGAMFGDMMLFYDPPGHTRLRTLVNRAFGGRAVRELAPRITELADTLLAGLAADAAADQDLLDRYAFPLPMLVICELLGVPDAERDNFRAWSTTLVSNDETVEARGAAVRQFVAYIDQLIRAKREQPAHDLLSELITVSEDDDRLSHRELISMVFLLLVAGFETTVNLIANAVAILLSDNNLHATLVANPERIPDFVEEVLRFESPASEATFRYTTAAVTLGGLEIPAGQRILVSMAAADRDPARFADPHTVDLDRADKNHLAFGHGIHRCVGAPLARMEGGIALTRLLAAYPELELAADAELRWRKSLIVRGLTGLPVRLHP
- a CDS encoding dolichyl-phosphate-mannose--protein mannosyltransferase → MTQVTDVRPAGVGEAAALSSPAPRLPSPDFGPTDWARGWVVTLVLTAITAITRFLMLNYPTDLHTPVFDEKHYAPQGWQVLNGGGVEDNPGYGLVVHPPVGKDMIALGEAIFGYTPWGWRFTAAVSGTLIVLLTIRIVRRMTRSTLIGAFAGILLICDGLTFVSSRIGMLDIFQALFVTAAFGCLVVDRDDIRARIAKVAAEGRIDDSDYGPRFGVRWWRFGAGVLLGLACGTKWSGAYWIIGFTVLALAFDLSARRGYRVRRPWAGLAVRDLGPTVYALCVIPVLVYLASYWGWFASETSYDRYAVGVKVGRGGDFSWVPSALRGLWYYGGEVLTFHKELTNSAGNHHPWESKPWTWFMGLRPMLYYYADTNVTGCGQPACVKAVMAIGTPALWWVCFPMLAWAIWRSAVRRDWRYAAVLVGYGAGILPWFLDLDRQMYYFYAVPLAPFLAMGVALALGDILGHAPPSGRRLSGAPGWQYFAPPSERQGLGLLLVCLYLALVIANFIWLWPILTGMQITPSSWHDHLWLPSWR
- a CDS encoding alpha/beta hydrolase fold domain-containing protein, whose product is MVEPLPQTPEGVELRHLRAFVAVAEELNFGRAAARLYVTQPALSRTIRGLEKLVGCDLFQRSTRAVSLTAAGAALLDRTRDVLAGVDAALTAARAAGGELSARMDRLWSPVEETFNGDLAAMRSAFELMHAEFPVPEGVGLEPVNMGGVPGVRLVPADDADTTVLYAHGGGFMLGSAYGYRGMAGAIAQAGSAWVLAVEYRLAPEHPFPAARDDVLTAYRWLLSCGERPEQIALVGDSTGAMLLLAMLVRARDDGLPMPRAAVLLCPGVDFFAPADDPPADAEQHRRFQSAYLGGREADDPEANPMCADLTGLPPTLVQSAEFDELGRHTADLVARLRAAGVAVRHDGFPVDGHAFQVFWSFLPEAADAVAQVGDFLRKPDAIAP
- a CDS encoding MMPL family transporter — protein: MAAWGRVVVARPKTVLAVAVLFALACGLFAAGLQQRVSAAGFVVPDGESASVDSWVSERLGPQNPDVIAIYTAPAGQTLADIGPQVTAAIGTIDPSLLDRPVESYWNSARSQYLRSSDGRQAVAVVFSAGDDNQRVAEYPKIAAALRVPGLDTKLTGYSALADTISEQSRHDLVLAESISIPLTAVVLVLVFGGVVAAALPVLIGTLAVVGALGAVGIIARLTEVSVFAMNVVSLLGLGLAIDYGLFLVGRFREELGRGRTTEEAVAASLRTAGRTVLFSALLLMCAFAGTFVFPLAVLRSLGIGAIAAVGLAAALSVTALPAILALLGPRIGKWSWRADAFERSEERAQRFWGRVVTAVMRRPGAVAIAVGAILLVLAAPLTGVRLGDVDHTALPAGNETRAAVEELSAHFPAANSGATILVRETDGSAPTPAAISTALREIGAVSGVRQALALDTRDNTTVIHAALAAPDRSPRAQDIVHDLRALRVDGLDLRVGGESATTVDSIAAVLDRLPLMIAVMVAVTLLMLALAFRSIVLPLKAVLMAFLSLAATFGVLTWIFDQGHLAGVLHVSVGPLSAGMLVLIIAVVFGLSTDYEVFLLSRMVEAHDAGASTEESVRAGTVQTARVITAAATLLVLITGAFTLSPLTPMRFLGLGMVIALIIDATLVRMLLVPALVKLMGPANWWTPGNRNRDQPKNSTRTGANAAALTR
- a CDS encoding alpha/beta fold hydrolase, which translates into the protein MEPSKGFVDSKDGTRIAYTRYGTTCPAVVLVDGALAAQEFGPNKSLAEALSSRYTVYTYDRRGRGGSGDTLPREVEREFEDLDAVIALAVEPVMLYGISSGGGLVLDYLRSGRTARKVALYEVPLVVDDTRPPTPDDFVEQTNSILAQAKNGSAVKYFMRTGVDLPALMVAAFPLFPGWSHLKAVAPTLAYDLQYVGAFQHGRPLPADRWSGLTMPVTLIAGGKSPEWMRRGNSALAEVIPGATHRVLPGQTHLVKAAALAPVLVEFFG